A DNA window from Gigantopelta aegis isolate Gae_Host chromosome 4, Gae_host_genome, whole genome shotgun sequence contains the following coding sequences:
- the LOC121370803 gene encoding osteopetrosis-associated transmembrane protein 1-like isoform X2 → MSWINSFYVLCSVCQVTSQQFDTYTYFLEDLDHDFMTAYGFKGNDSWYPNSTITKPCAAFLKSYAEHTSVFTKCLVENARPFRLCETCVKPFKKAITVFEDMNDESNPCFKRLLGADRVQVIRLLNNNMQSMWKMADCKNCFSSVTEDPNNGTVNVTVSNSTEEFQQLFHTLGKCMNDTIENPDENGPTNVTVCTKCRVDYRSLNKHFESIQDATMNHACMDVVDMMNYTRLIWSDRYNCTHRKGDDGPVLGVAIVICLLPIVFYVCHRVYGNRYPKQIVQRKKKNASTCRITVWKYSQFLQHRFQKF, encoded by the exons ATGTCTTGGATTAACTCTTTTTATGTGTTGTGTTCCGTGTGCCAAGTGACTTCTCAGCAGTTTGATACCTATACCTATTTTCTTGAAGATTTAGACCACGATTTTATGACTGCATATGGTTTTAAGGGAAACGACAGTTGGTATCCCAATTCAACAATTACTAAGCCATGTGCAGCCTTTCTTAAGTCATATGCAGAACATACATCAGTTTTTACCAAGTGTTTAGTGGAAAATGCTCGTCCATTTCGACTTTGTGAAACATGTGTAAAGCCATTCAAGAAAGCCATAACAGTATTTGAGGATATG AATGATGAATCCAACCCTTGCTTCAAACGCCTGCTTGGAGCTGACAGAGTACAAGTGATTCGACTGCTCAACAATAACATGCAGTCAATGTGGAAAATGGCAGACTGTAAAA actGTTTTTCATCTGTCACAGAGGATCCTAATAATGGAACAGTCAATGTTACTGTGAGTAACAGCACAGAGGAATTCCAGCAACTGTTTCATACACTTGGAAAGTGCATGAATGACACCATAGAG AATCCAGATGAGAATGGACCCACCAATGTTACAGTGTGTACGAAATGTCGAGTAGACTATCGATCTCTGAACAAACACTTTGAATCTATCCAGGATGCAACAATGAATCATGCCTGTATGGATGTAGTGGATATG ATGAACTACACACGATTAATATGGAGTGATCGATACAATTGCACTCACCGGAAAGGAGATGATGGGCCCGTGTTGGGAGTTGCCATTGTCATATGCCTACTGCCAATAGTTTTCTATGTTTGTCATCGAGTGTATGGTAACAGATACCCGAAACAAATTGTTCAACGTAA aaaaaagAATGCATCGACCTGCCGAATCACTGTATGGAAGTACAGCCAATTCCTGCAGCATAGATTCCAGAAGTTCTAA
- the LOC121370803 gene encoding osteopetrosis-associated transmembrane protein 1-like isoform X1 gives MSWINSFYVLCSVCQVTSQQFDTYTYFLEDLDHDFMTAYGFKGNDSWYPNSTITKPCAAFLKSYAEHTSVFTKCLVENARPFRLCETCVKPFKKAITVFEDMNDESNPCFKRLLGADRVQVIRLLNNNMQSMWKMADCKNCFSSVTEDPNNGTVNVTVSNSTEEFQQLFHTLGKCMNDTIENPDENGPTNVTVCTKCRVDYRSLNKHFESIQDATMNHACMDVVDMMNYTRLIWSDRYNCTHRKGDDGPVLGVAIVICLLPIVFYVCHRVYGNRYPKQIVQQKRMHRPAESLYGSTANSCSIDSRSSNTSS, from the exons ATGTCTTGGATTAACTCTTTTTATGTGTTGTGTTCCGTGTGCCAAGTGACTTCTCAGCAGTTTGATACCTATACCTATTTTCTTGAAGATTTAGACCACGATTTTATGACTGCATATGGTTTTAAGGGAAACGACAGTTGGTATCCCAATTCAACAATTACTAAGCCATGTGCAGCCTTTCTTAAGTCATATGCAGAACATACATCAGTTTTTACCAAGTGTTTAGTGGAAAATGCTCGTCCATTTCGACTTTGTGAAACATGTGTAAAGCCATTCAAGAAAGCCATAACAGTATTTGAGGATATG AATGATGAATCCAACCCTTGCTTCAAACGCCTGCTTGGAGCTGACAGAGTACAAGTGATTCGACTGCTCAACAATAACATGCAGTCAATGTGGAAAATGGCAGACTGTAAAA actGTTTTTCATCTGTCACAGAGGATCCTAATAATGGAACAGTCAATGTTACTGTGAGTAACAGCACAGAGGAATTCCAGCAACTGTTTCATACACTTGGAAAGTGCATGAATGACACCATAGAG AATCCAGATGAGAATGGACCCACCAATGTTACAGTGTGTACGAAATGTCGAGTAGACTATCGATCTCTGAACAAACACTTTGAATCTATCCAGGATGCAACAATGAATCATGCCTGTATGGATGTAGTGGATATG ATGAACTACACACGATTAATATGGAGTGATCGATACAATTGCACTCACCGGAAAGGAGATGATGGGCCCGTGTTGGGAGTTGCCATTGTCATATGCCTACTGCCAATAGTTTTCTATGTTTGTCATCGAGTGTATGGTAACAGATACCCGAAACAAATTGTTCAAC aaaaaagAATGCATCGACCTGCCGAATCACTGTATGGAAGTACAGCCAATTCCTGCAGCATAGATTCCAGAAGTTCTAATACTAGCAGTTGA